Genomic DNA from Coffea arabica cultivar ET-39 chromosome 7e, Coffea Arabica ET-39 HiFi, whole genome shotgun sequence:
aaattgtattttaggaaagtgatttgaatatttttttaatcatttaaggagaagatagatatctgcaatttctcttttttaatttcaatcattaaggtgaagatttttgtgggaaagagaaagaattaaataaagaagaaagaaaaaaagaaataaatgaaaggaaaataaggtaaatgaaaagtcaaaataatgcaagggcaattttgtcctaaaggggattaagtgagcaaaatcaaaggttagggggtaaactgagaaatggagtattctttaaggggataaaatgtgattaaccctttaGATAATTAAGTTGACAATTACATCAAAACTATATGAATTTACATTAAATACGAATCAGTTTGaattaaacaaaattcaacTTGTGTGACCTCTGATCCTGTGAGAACCTACAATTACTTCTCTATTGGTCTAACGACTAAGACACAGCATAATATCTTAATAATAAAACACTATCGTTCTAAATTAAAAACCTATGATTGACCCGCAGATGCAAAGTACGTGCACCTTCGAGAGTTACCCCCGAGAAGACTAGGACCTACCACCATCGAATCACCACTGCACTCTTTCTAAATTAGTAAATTGCACTAAATTCTTTTGACCAACCACCACCCTCATAGATATGTATAAATAGGTTATTAGTGGAGAAAAGTTGAATTAGGTGGTAAGATAGGAGGAGTTTTAAGTAAGAAATTTTGGATTCAAATCCTCTCActtacacacaaaaaaaaaaaaagatgggttATTAGTGATAAATAAATTATGATCTTTACACCTTAATGTACGTAATTATATATGTTTTTACATAGTCTAGGAAAAATATTTATTGTTCTACAAATTAATATTCGTGTTTAAAGGAAATGTCAAAAGCAATCAAAAACTACTCTTTTGTAAGTTTAATTAATCTACATGCATTTAGCAATGCAAATATTTTTACAACTACATTCCAAAAATTTACTTtattgttttttcttcttttatttagaacctgcaaataaaaaagaaattaaataacaattagTTGACACATTGAAATCACCAATTAGTTCTAGACATTTTAGGTTAGTGTTTTGGGAATAATATAGTTGGACCTTTAGGCTTTTTTTTTGTGGAGTGAAGAAGGTAAGGAATGAAGGAAGTAGCAAGGGAGAACTGGAATCATAAGAATCTAGTCCAAGTGTGAAAACAGCAAGGCATGGCTTTTGATCACAAATTAATATAGGAACTCCAGCTACTTGGTTGTAACTATAAACCAAGTCTAGAGAAAAATCAAATACataaaggaacaaaaaaaagaaaaaaaaaactatacgAACCTGGGATCAATCGTGAACTATGACTCTAGATGTACGTTGAACCCTACTAAAGAATTTTGtactaaatttatttttttaattcatattTAAGAATGTAATTACCCTTGATATTTTActgcttttcatttttttttttatcgtttTATTCTCTCTCTTTATCTCCTAGAGTCATAGTTCATGCAGGTGAATTCGAAATTAGCATTTTGTTATGGTTGAAAATGAGGGCAATTCTAAATGGTTATAATGATATAATAGTTTAGAAGTGACATGGAAAAAATAgacataaaaggaaaaaataatgcTGACTTGAGAACACACAATGGCTACATAAATTCTGTGGTAAATGGACCTGACGAATTCTGAAATCTACGGTTCAAGTTTCGTTATGCATGGTGAAAGTGTACGCATAACActtaaaatcattcaaattgaatgaaaagaaaatctaaatttatgcAAATTAATAACATTCTGGAGTGGTGGGAAACTATGAAATAGAGACAATATATGATTGTTGTAATTAACTTGCAGAAATTAATCAGAACAGCTGCTTCACAATTAAATATCACATCAGATTTAGCAAAGTCGTTCTTATGTTAGTCGCAGGGTCCCCTATCGTCAAGCTGAATCCGACATCCATCTGCAACCAAGAAACACCCAAATTTGACCACCTACattgagattaaaaaaaaaaaactcttgatGGATAAATATTGGGATCTGAatccattattttttttaatatgtttTTCAATTTGTGTTTCTTGTTAGGAGCAAGATAAATATGCAAAAGACATTCGTCTAAATTCAACAAATTATCAATTTTCTTTAGATGTGACTAAGGAAATTGTGTATTCTAGTGATGATCCTTAAATCCTATATACGTGCAATATAACAAATTTCTAATTATTTGAAACAATAATATCTGGATTTTTTTAACACATTTTAGAAATGATATTGTGCCTTTTATGCTATGCATTAAAAAAAGTTGAGGCTTTTATGTATGAattattcttatatatatatataaacagtGTATGCACTATTATTATTAGATAGATAACACATTTGTAAAATTTAGACTTTAAATTCAAACCTAAATTAATTATCATGTATCCGATGGTGATACTCATATTTAATTACTATAACAATAGCTACTACTGCCCCAACGTTATGAATTGCACACCAAAGGGTTGTCCAATTTGTATGTAGTGTAGGATTACTAGTACAGATTATGTCCTTCATGCTTATATGGTTAAGTTAGTAAAAAACTTAAAGGTAATGGACAATAGTAAAATTCCTTAGCCAAAATGATAATAACGAGTTCACCATTTCCGGATTCCATAGAACAATTGGTGATGACACGAAGATGGTGTTTTTCTACTTCACCAGAAATTTCATCTATGATCCCTTTATGCTCTCTGCAACGGATAACAAAGACCACATCATCCCCTGCAGTGTTTATATCAATGTTTAATGGTGATTGTTCTGCACTGCTGTCAAGGTTTTCCTCAGATGATGTGGTGTCATCAAGAGAAGAAAGTCGAGATTTCTTTGAAGTTACAGCTGAATATTCCTCAAGAATCCTCTTCTTGTCTTCTTGAAAATCCTTTATGTACTTGAAAGCACCTTCAATGATAGTAGATAACTTGTCCAACTACGAAATGAACAAATATTTAGTTGAAACCATATGATTACGATCTAAATTaagcatctttttttttttttgtggtggtgggggggggggggggtaggATAGATAAGCAAAGCATAATTGAAGTTACAATAATCAAGTTAATAATTttggtttttttctttctgaaattcaaattttatgtggtacttttaattttctttaCATTTTACATGACAACGCTTCTAATATACTCATGGCTAAAGAGTTTACGATCTATTTCTTATAGCGAAAAAATTGCATAcgtttttttcaataaaaataataacataTATTGGTCTTGTAAATAGGAAAAGAGAATAAAAAGAAACTAATGTTAATGATACTCCTCTTATTGTTAATAAAACTTTATCCTCTTCCTATGCTTTTGCAGAAAGTATAAAGGAAAGAGTGAAATTACCAATCATTGGAGTGCAACTAAcaattgtttttaaaaaaaaatcataaaattaatCTTCAAAAGGGGTAAGTTCAACTAGTAAAAAGTTCATTTAGAGCGTAGTTGACGAATATAGAGAAATGAAGAAGTCCTGAAATCAATAAACTTTAGTAACTTGGCTCAACTTTTACATAATTTAAATCCTCATAACCTAGGTAGTGCACAAAATTAATCTAAAGCTAAGGCCCTAAAACCTCTAAAAgatgtattaattaattaatcttGTAGACAAAATCCAAACTAATTAAAACAGAATTTAAGTCTTCATCATGATAAAATTGTTAGAAGGTACCTTCAGTAAACCAGGAACCACAGTTGATAAGTCTATTATTTTACTGCTTAAccctcttctcttcctttctgCTAAAACGTGATCTGCAGACTGTAAACATGTTCTGCGGCTGCTTCTTTTGCTCAGCTTGACATATCCAAATACTTCATGTATTTTTTCAACGTTGGAACTCTCAAGAACTAATGGTGAGGACAAATTAATCTCATGAAGATGTGCTGTTGAGTCTGATTTCCCGAAAGAAAGCATATTGGTGAATGCAGAAGAAGGTGcccatgacttgttttctgagCAGGGAACACCATTTTCTGTGTGGCTGGTTTGGCAACACCATTTTGCGAAGCTTCAAGAGCTACATTGTTGAAGCTGTAATTGAAGTAGATTTCAGGGAAGAAAGGAGAACGAAAAGTGATTTTATCACCTGAGAGCTTATTAGGTTTCATCAACCATTCTTGGATCAAGGCAGGATCTAATCCCATACTCATTTCCTGtgtccaaaaaaagaaaaaagaaaaaataacttCCCTTAATGAATCCGAtcacaaaatgaaaagtaaacgGAATTTGAGTTCTTGCCATTTCTGAGAGCCACTTTGCTTGTGAATGATCCATGAGGCAGCTTTCTTATTGAGTGTTAAATGATGATTGTGGATGTGAACAATTAagcaaaaaaattcataaacaaTTTCTGAAGCCAAAAGACGAGACATGGGATGCATATAAAGTTTCTGAAGCCAAATTATCTCCCAAAATTTAATTCTGACATTCACAAAGGTGGCATGCCACAACCCTGATTGATCACTTGATGGAAAAATGGGTTTTGGAGTGACAAACTTAAAGAGAAATCAAACGaccaaagagaaaaaaattaaatgaagaaaaatttagTAAAGAAGATATGGTAACCAACCTAAATCTAGTGAATAAATTCAATATGGAAAGCCACTAGTGATTAAAACAGAAGAAAGATATGCTGTCATATCTTGTACCACTACTACTATCTTAGTACTTAGCACTAAAATTTAGTGATTGAAGGTTACCTCACCTCAGACAAATCAACAGGGTATCCAAATTCCTCTAAAAAGATTGGTTAAGAATTTTCCCAGTTTTATAGGTATATGCTCCTCTCACCAAAACCCACCacaagaaattttctttttttttttcaaaatttaaaaaaagacacaagaaaaaagaacaaatgaCCTAGCTAAATGGGGAGGTTCAAAATATTGTAGGAAAAGCTAATTCAAGATTGGCCGGCAAATCGCTGTCGGACGGGCCAACCATATATCTTTTGTCAACAGTTTATTGTTGATGGTTCTaatcaaccaaaaaaagaaaaaatcatttaAGCAAGAAAGCGCAGAGAAACAATAAAGAAGGCAAATGTCGTTCTATTCTGCAGAACACACAATAGGCTGTGCGGCTACACACTTTAATAGACTCGTGATCTGCACTTTCTCCCTTAATATCTTACAACAATATTCAACCTATGGACCAACCAATTAAATGAAGACAAagaatgccaaaaaaaaagggatattattaacaaaattgaaacttCTAACATTTTCTTACAAATCAAAAGTTAATTTGTCTTGATCGAAGAGTAGAAGTGCAACAAAAATGAATCATTTGACCAATGATGAGCACGCCAAGCGATTTCACAATTCCAAGAGAGTTTACTTCCAAATTCAAGAGGACGGCTTTAGCAGTAACAGTGTATACTATTTGGAGAGTTCAAAACGAATCTCCATTCAAAGCAGAGATCAGACGTGGATATTCTTAATGCCATTATTAATATAGTCCATTATGCAGCTGTTTCTTGGGATAAAATTCCTAAGACTAAGGAGAATTGGAGGATGTTGGTGGAATGGAGGATCCCtaccaaaattttgatatagCATGTGTCTGTAGAGTCTGTAGGGAGGAGTGTAATAGTGATGATAAGAGGATACGTGTATAACCCGATTTCCtgatattaataaaatttaccaTTTTAGTAAAAAAGAGtgcaacaaaaataaatgagaaatgacgggttttttttttatatgtgtacaagtttaaatttaatttatacCCGTTTTGACTgtaagtatacaggtcaaattagtagtttagggcatatatcgggtcgatcccacgagaaaAATTAGACAATTACTGGTACTACTAAAACTTCTGTATTATTTAGACGATCAATgtattaaaagaaacaaaactatactaaacttatacaagaaaatagCAAACAAAAGCTCCTTAGGATACGGTATCCCTAACTACGCATGTAAGtgctatttttggatcattgactaCTACTATCTTGGCTAACTACgacgtaatttccttatgcatgtgaaacctactctcgtagtgaatcaactctACTTATAATTAATCCacacctactctcgtggttatgaaattagttacaagttcatttcttctatgaaattacatgaaataaatcATTAAACTCACAAAGGTgctcctctactctcgtgagtgaactCCTTAGATTTAGCACTttttgaactaatgttaaatctcaatttttattGAAGAAATAACatctttagataatcacaattaatattaccaagttaatcatgatatgaaaagctaaagtgctaaataacttccTCAAAATAATggcatcaaatagccaaataataaacactaacaatcataaaaagttcaaccaaacccaatgcataaattttagaaacacataataaatatagaatctaaacttgtatattaactaaccaatagaatcaagtacaaaagataaagagttagGATGAAAatataacccttgtcacatgagttcattcctccatcttcatcttcttctttctctttgcctagctaataaacaagaaaGGATAAACTAGCTAGAAACTGATTATCCTACACTATCTAAACtaaagagctaagaaacaagcTAAGAACTACATTTTGTGGTGTTTCTTGCCCCCTCCAAGCTCTCTTGATTCTTGCAACTCCATGGCTATTTATAGATGaaattagtttaaaaaatgAGGCTTCAAACATCACTTTTACAGCTGTTAAGTGGTTGTCACACGTCCACCAATAGttgtgaattattagaaaaGAATGTGCAAGTGGAGAGTAGTCATTTCTGACCAGAATCTGGCCAAGAATCTGGCTAGCATCCGGCCAGATTGTTGGCCAGATTGCTCCCCTGCCTTTGCAATTTCTATTCAGTCTTCAAGGTCATTCCAATTTTGCATCAAattcaactgaacttttctcaatgatagaagctgaattaacttttgaccaaaacataaaacttgtagttCTTTGAGTTagttttccaatgcatcaagaattacctcatttggatttgtatAGGCTAAAAataactgaaatacccttgactactCAATGTCTTGTTTCAGTTTTGGCCATAGAAATTGGCTactgtaattcggctttttgacctggaaaaccttgtCTTTACAAGAATTGTAGATCCATCTCTTATtttcaaaatggttcaagaatcatcttaatccaatcattgtagctcaagttatagtcaaaatatgaaaatgtatcaaaactgtcaactttcctttttcatccaaatgaaaTCTATTTTCAACTTCTATAAAAATTATAgacaaaatacaagtaaaatgGGACATAAACCTCATTTAAACACTTAAGAGCATTTTGAACTAATTATAgtcaaaataattcattttcttcctaTAATATTgccaaaatgactaaaaataacataaaatgtctttcaaatataactcaaattagtcacttatcaagaAAAATTACAGCTCAACACCAAATATTAGTGGCTTTAGTGAATTTGACCCTTAGTACTTTTCTACAAAGTTGCGCGATGAAGAGCACCGAGCAGAGTCAACTTTCTGCAGACGTTGAAGCGTCTACTTCACAATGGCTGTCTGGCCCTTTTGGATATTCGGCTAAATGGAGAGTAATTTTCCTAACAGTGGCCCTAGTTATATAATAACATTTCTTATTATTCTTTTGAGCTGTTTGGCATAAGATGAGCACAAAATTCTATAAAGCATGTAAAACAATGGCCTTTTAGAAGAGTAATTTTCGTAACAATGGCCCTAGGTATATAATAACATTTCTTATTATTCTTTTGAGCTGTCTGGCATAAGATGAGCACATAATTctataaaagcatgtaaaacaATGTTTTGGGTCCGGTTTACCTAAAACAATACAATAAAAATGTTGGTTTCCCCCGGGACGAGAAGGAGAGAAATGCAATTAATTAGCCTCCCACCTTTTATGGCACGTGTAAAAAGGAATATTTGGAGATTCCCTGATCCAGTCGGATAATTTTAGGGTTTAAACACGTCTAATCAAGTCAAATATTTTAATGTTCAAGTTTGTTCaattattttaataaatttgaaattctgtttaaatttgaattgtttGTTTATCGAATCAAACTCATACGAGTTTTTATCGAGTCAAATACGAATCGAACCCGAGTAGTTTGAATTTTTAAtctataattttaattttatactAATCGAGCCACATTCAAAATAGAGTTTGAAAGTTTACCGAATACGAAATGTTGTtcaaatttagttttatttaattgatGAACCAAATTCGAATAAACTCTTATGGGACTGAACTTGATTCGAGTATCAAACaatttaattcatttttcaatttctaTTAATCTGCCGCATACTATAATTAGCTTCTCTATCCGGGAGTCTATGAAGGACGGAAAAAATTACTTGCCTTGAAATTGGCGTGTGCAAAAAgctttctaaaataaaaattgttgtattctttttctttttttttggtataagaaggaaaaaaatctaCATCGGACTGCCCAGTATTCATCCATCACATGCATGGAGAACAATATTGAGTGGCTTCACTGTTGCCCCGTTAATCAGAATAATACCTTCAAGAAAAAGAACTCTACTTCTTTCTATTTAGCAAGTCACAATAACAAGTAACAActagagaaagaaaaaatatcACAAGAAAGCTCGAATTCTCTATCTCACATCATCTATTAATCTCTTTCCCTCTTTATTTTCTTGCCGGATATGAACATATATTTCAGTTTACCACGATAATGTTACTGCATGAAGTTGCATGTGGAGAGAAAATGCAGAGTGTCAGATAACCATTTGCGTAGAAAGCATAACAGAGTGTACCAGAAATGATAGAGGGAATTCCCAATATATAGTAGCTTCGAAGAGAAATGTGAGGCATTTTAAAAACCGTATTATATTTAGAAATGCATACAGTAAGTAAATGCCTAAAGAATTAGAACAGCATCTGTAAATGTGTCCTTTgatgaaataattaatttgaaaaacaCCACTATCTAAGAATTTTCCTTAaccaaaaaaaaccctttttttttttttttgagaatttacTCCACAAAAATACTTAGTAAACCACCAAGACCGGGTAgaaacaaattagaaattggGTCTCTCCAAAAGTAGTAATACctcgacattgaaaccctagaaCAATTGGTCCCAAGTTAGGCAGAAACACATGCCTGCACGAGGGCACTGTAACACAAGTATTCTGTTGACTCGAAACTTTTTGGATaaaagattatttgaaatattatgtgGCATAATCACTGTAATACtttttatgatatgatgtatgtgaaataaaaaagagattgaaaagataaaaatgtgtTTTAAAAATTGTGTTCGTGatgcaaataaataattttttgtcaTTATTTGGCTATTCAAACAAGCAGTATCCATCCAGATTAAACTAAGCAAATGAAAAACatgaaagaattaaaaaaaacgTAGCAATGAGAATTAGTAATCAGAGCTGCGCCCGCCACCGAACACGAGCCTTGGAGCACGCTTTGGAATTCCATTAAAAAATAACGTAGTTTTCATTATCAAATTTAATACTGGCAAGTGGGCAAGAAATCAATGGGTCTGTATAAATATTAATCGCCCAATGGCCTAGTGGGATGTTGACTCCCCAGCATTCGAAGAACGATTGTCTTGATGTTAGATTAATCGGAGATACACTAAACAATTGCAAAAATTAGCACCAGATGTAATTGTTCTAGTGCAACTTAATCTGTTTTAATCACTTTTAGCTCAGTAGCTAGGGCAGGGAAGGGTTGTTAGAACTCTCTCCGTTATCAAGTTCAGAATTCGAATTCTGTGCTTGAAAGTGAAGGATAGAAAAAATGCGAGGAGGGATAGtagaggggggaaaaaaaaaacttcatctGTTTTAGGAATAGATTAAGTAACAATTCTAATCTGGTAAGATTGCAGATCTCATCTTGTTTTAAATCTATTCTGGAAGTGATAGGGTATCCACAGCTTAAAAGATGCACTAAATTAGATTATTAGACTTCGTTCTTCTTTTGGAATAGTATAATATGGACCAACTAGATATAAAGTAGGAGGAGAAAAATATTAACCCTGGCTCTGAAATAGAAAATTAATTTACATATGTAACCCGAAGTTAATAGAACTAATGGATGAAATTAGACTTAATAGGGATAATTTGGTCAGTTCTCATAGTTTAATGGCTGTAGTGTAGGATACAAAAAAGAATactttatttcaatttttttagtgtaagtgaAAGAAGTCGAACTCTAGATTTCTCACCTATATTCTCTCTATCTGAATCATCCAATCCATCTCTCCCTTTCCCCActttatttcaaatttacaGAGGCATAGTATACATATTTTAAATTCAGAAATGCATAGTACaccacaagaaaagaaaaaaagtacaGCATACAAATGAAAAGGAATAGAAATGCAACTTTTTTTCTTATTCTGAATGTTCCCTAATATACGACTCTTAGTTTAATTTGCTTCCTTCCAATTGCTTGTGAAATTTCGAAAATGCACTGCAAGCTAAGAACTCTGTTGTTTGTGATTTTCGATCATACGATCTTTAGCAGAGCCTGTGGAATATAACTGGCAAGCACCTCTACTGTCATGCAAAATCCTTCATCAATCTGCAACCGAAAAATAAATAGGATTAGATCCTCGTCCATTTCTGGACGTGGCAAGTCTTCAAATTTTCCTTACATCCACCAAGCTCcccttgtatttttttttttttttggcaaataaaTACCATTCAATCGGGAATGCAAATGTACTACCACAAGCTTCTtgcaatcctttcttttggtGAACTAAAGAACTGTTAACAAGGGTGAGACTGGGATCAGGTTACAATCTCTTCCACGATGCAAAAAACTTGGATCAGGGTACAAATACATAAAATGTTATCAAACAGGACGATAGGATAAAAAGGTGAACTACTTAGTCAAGGGCTTGTCAAATAAGATCTAAAACTTGTACAATATTCCaggaatgagaaaaaaaaattctatagtCTATCGAAGATTTTCACAAATCATTTGCAATTCAAACTAAACAAAACTTTTTACTTTTTGGTAAGCAATAGTGCAAGTATCTTGCAAACCaataagaacaa
This window encodes:
- the LOC140011239 gene encoding transcription factor NAI1-like, with the translated sequence MLSFGKSDSTAHLHEINLSSPLVLESSNVEKIHEVFGYVKLSKRSSRRTCLQSADHVLAERKRRGLSSKIIDLSTVVPGLLKLDKLSTIIEGAFKYIKDFQEDKKRILEEYSAVTSKKSRLSSLDDTTSSEENLDSSAEQSPLNIDINTAGDDVVFVIRCREHKGIIDEISGEVEKHHLRVITNCSMESGNGELMDVGFSLTIGDPATNIRTTLLNLM